The DNA region CCATGCACACCATCATCCCGGCGATGCTGAAGGAAAAGGGCCGCATCACCCTGCCCTTCGGCGTCATGGGCGGCCAGTATCAGCCCTGCGGCCATGCCCGCTTCGTCTCCAACCTCACCGACTACGGCATGGACCTGCAACAGGCGATGGACGCCCCCCGCAGCTTTTCGGGCAGCGAGGGGATGCAGGTCGAACGCGGCTACAGCGAAGCGGTGCGCGCCGGACTGGCGGCGATGGGGCATCGCGTGTCGATTCCCGACGAGCCGCTCGGCGGCTCGCAGGCGATCCATATCGGCAGCGATGGCACCCTGATCGGCGCCTCGGACCCGCGAAAGGATGGATGCGCCCTTGGCTACTGACCTGGACTGGAAAGACCTCGAATCCCGGATCCTCGCCCTGACCGAGGGCGAGACGGACGCCGTGGCGCTCATGGCCACCGTGGTGTGCGAGCTGCACCACGGCCACCCCTACAGCGACTGGACCGGCTTCTACCGCGTCGTCGCGCCCGAACTGCTGAAGATCGGCCCCTACCAGGGTGGTCACGGCTGCCTGGTCATCCCCTTCTCGCGCGGGGTCTGCGGTGCCAGCGCCCGCACGGGGCAGGTGCTGAACGTGCCGGACGTGGACGCCTTCCCCGACCACATCGCCTGTTCGTCCACCACGCGGTCCGAACTGGTGCTGCCGGTCTGGAACGGCCAGGGCACCCTCCTCGGCGTGCTGGACCTCGACAGCAACACCCCCGCCGCCTTCACGGCAGAGGACGAGGCGCATCTGGTCCCGCTCCTGGCCCGCGTGTTCCACGGGGCGGCCTGATGCGCGGATCGTGCCAGTGCGGCGGCGTGGTGTTCGAGGTCACGCCCCCAGTCCGTGACGTGCTCGCCTGCCATTGCACACAGTGCCGCAAGCAGTCAGGCCACTATTGGGCTGCCTCCACCGTGCCCCTGGACCGCTTCCGCCTGGTTCAGGACCGGGGCCTTGCCTGGTACCGCGCCTCGCCCGCTGCCGCTCGCGGCTTCTGCAAGGACTGCGGCGCCTTCCTGTTCTGGAAGCCCGAGGGCGAGGACCGCATGTCCTTTGCCGCCGGCGCCATCGACGGGCCGACCGGCCTGCACATCGCCGAACACTGGATGCCCGAACATGCGGGCGACTACTACGCCCCAGAAGGCCCGCCGCCCGCGCCCACTCAGGCCGAAACCCTGCACGGCTCCTGCCTCTGCGGCGCCAACCGCTTCACCCTGCCGGGGCCGATGGGCGAGGTGGGCGCCTGCCATTGCACCCAGTGCCGCAAGCTGTCGGGCCACTACACCGCCTCCTTCGATGCCGAAGAATCCGCGCTGGACTGGCAGTCGCGCGACGAAGCCGTCTACACCACGCCCGGCGGCGCACAACGCGGCTTCTGTCCCCACTGCGGGTCGTCGCTCTGGTTTCGCAATGCCGCGGGCGGCTTCTCGGTCGAAAGCGGCGTGATCGACAACCCCACCGGCGGGCAACTGGTCAGCCACATCTTCGTGGCAGACAAGGGCGACTACTACACCATCGACGACGGCCTGCCGCAGTACCCAAGATGGGACGGGGCTTGAACCCCGGGGCGAAGGCGGAAATGGTGCGCCCCACCTGACCGGCGGAAGACATGCTGCACACCATTGCCTCGATCCCGTGGGAAACCTTCCTGACCATGCTCCTTGGCGGGCTGGCGGTGAACTTCGCGCCGGGGCAGGACATCTTCTTCGCCACCGCCTGCGGCATCGCCGGCGGCCCCCGCATGGGCGCCATCGCGGGCCTTGGCGTGGGCGTGGGCGTGCTGTGGCATGTGGCCCTTGCCGCGCTTGGTCTTGCCGCCGTGATCGCCGCCCATCCCGGCGCGCTGACCGCCATCAGATATGTCGGCGCGGCCTACCTTCTCTGGCTCGCCTGGAAAAGCTGGCGCGCGGGCAATTCCTCGGGCGAGGGCCGCGCCGCCCCGGATGCCCGCCGGGCCTTCCTGCGCGGCATCCTGTCCAACATCACGAACCCCAAGCCCGTGCTGTTCATGCTGGCTTTCCTGCCGCAGTTCGTCGATCCCGCCATCGGCCCGGTCTGGCAGCAGATCACCTTTTTCGGCCTGGTCTTCGCCTTCACCGGGGGTGTCGTGACCGCCGGTTTCGGCTATGTCGCGGGCCTTGCCGGCCGCGCCATCGGCGCCCGCATGGGCGCGGTCAACAAGATAGCCGCCGTCCTTTTCGCCGGGCTCGCCGTCCGGCTCGTCCTTTCGGAGTAAGCCATGACCACGATCACCCTTCTTGACGGCGGCATGGGCCAGGAACTCGTGGCCCGCGCGGGGCAGGACCCCGGCCCCCTCTGGGCCACCCGCGTGATGATCGACCACCCCGGTCTGGTGAAGGCGATCCACGACGATTACTTCGCCGCCGGCGCCTCGGTCGCCACCACGAACACCTACAACATCCTGCACGACCGGCTGCAGCCGCAGGGGCTGGACCAACTGTACCACGCGCTGCACCTGCGCGCCCTGGCAGAGGCGCACGAAGCCAAGGCCCAGGCCGGGCGCGGCCTCATCGCCGGCTCCATGGGGCCTTTGGGCGAAAGCTACCGCCCCGACCTGACCCCGCCGGTGGAGGTCTCCGCCCCCCTATACGCCGAAAAGGCGCGGATCCTCGGGCCGCATGTCGACGTGATCCTGATCGAGACCATCCCCTCGCTCGACCTCGCCCGCGGCGCCCTGAAGGGTGCGCAGGCGGCGGGCAGGCCGGTCTGGCTCTCGGTCTCGGTCAACGACCGCGACGGCACCAGACTGCGCTCGGGCGAGCCGGTTGCCGCGCTGGCCGACGTGCTGGCCGAAACACCCGCCCAGGCGGTGCTGGCCAACTGCTCCATGCCCGAGGCGATGGCAGCCGCCATGGGCGAACTGGCCCGGCTCGGCCTGCCCTTCGGCGCCTATGCCAACGGCTT from Neotabrizicola shimadae includes:
- a CDS encoding homocysteine S-methyltransferase family protein, producing MTTITLLDGGMGQELVARAGQDPGPLWATRVMIDHPGLVKAIHDDYFAAGASVATTNTYNILHDRLQPQGLDQLYHALHLRALAEAHEAKAQAGRGLIAGSMGPLGESYRPDLTPPVEVSAPLYAEKARILGPHVDVILIETIPSLDLARGALKGAQAAGRPVWLSVSVNDRDGTRLRSGEPVAALADVLAETPAQAVLANCSMPEAMAAAMGELARLGLPFGAYANGFSEISSLPLPDDGGAPAYCARHDLTPERYTAFALGWVAQGATIVGGCCEVGPAHIRHLAAALTAAGHTIA
- a CDS encoding LysE family translocator → MLHTIASIPWETFLTMLLGGLAVNFAPGQDIFFATACGIAGGPRMGAIAGLGVGVGVLWHVALAALGLAAVIAAHPGALTAIRYVGAAYLLWLAWKSWRAGNSSGEGRAAPDARRAFLRGILSNITNPKPVLFMLAFLPQFVDPAIGPVWQQITFFGLVFAFTGGVVTAGFGYVAGLAGRAIGARMGAVNKIAAVLFAGLAVRLVLSE
- a CDS encoding GFA family protein; the protein is MRGSCQCGGVVFEVTPPVRDVLACHCTQCRKQSGHYWAASTVPLDRFRLVQDRGLAWYRASPAAARGFCKDCGAFLFWKPEGEDRMSFAAGAIDGPTGLHIAEHWMPEHAGDYYAPEGPPPAPTQAETLHGSCLCGANRFTLPGPMGEVGACHCTQCRKLSGHYTASFDAEESALDWQSRDEAVYTTPGGAQRGFCPHCGSSLWFRNAAGGFSVESGVIDNPTGGQLVSHIFVADKGDYYTIDDGLPQYPRWDGA
- a CDS encoding GAF domain-containing protein, producing MATDLDWKDLESRILALTEGETDAVALMATVVCELHHGHPYSDWTGFYRVVAPELLKIGPYQGGHGCLVIPFSRGVCGASARTGQVLNVPDVDAFPDHIACSSTTRSELVLPVWNGQGTLLGVLDLDSNTPAAFTAEDEAHLVPLLARVFHGAA